The DNA window GGACAATGGCCGCGATGAGTTTAGGATTCATTGTTATGGTCACACCATGGACGATTCAGGAAGTTGTCGCAGCGTGCACCGGAAGCAAACCACCGCCGTTCCTCGACTTTCTCGCCACATGGCTCGCTCTGTCCAACAGCTTTTGGAATCCATTTCTCTACTGGCTGTTCAACAATCATTTTCGCCGAATTTCTAGAGAGATTCTTTACACTAAGGTAAGTATAGACAGCTGCCTGCGAAACTATTGATTTTCCTATGCTCCAACTTGGAGACG is part of the Augochlora pura isolate Apur16 unplaced genomic scaffold, APUR_v2.2.1 APUR_unplaced_8876, whole genome shotgun sequence genome and encodes:
- the LOC144478141 gene encoding tyramine receptor 1-like, producing MVLMYCYGSAFHVNKLRLKRVVCINAPEVVRGGHMERLVDHERRLSTSASRTMAAMSLGFIVMVTPWTIQEVVAACTGSKPPPFLDFLATWLALSNSFWNPFLYWLFNNHFRRISREILYTK